The genomic window GGGCCTTTCGATACGCATACAAACCGGAGACTGTTTCGCCGAGCGAACCCAAGGCGAAATTCAGAAATTGGAGATACTCACGCAGCGAACGCCGGCAGTAGCCCTCGGCGATGTTGCGATGCACCGAATCCGCGGAGGCAATGGCTTGGGAGGCGACTCGCTTCAACTCATACGGGAATGCCCGGAAAACCGGACACGTCATGGCGTAATACTCAATCGCATCCTGCCACACGCGCAA from Verrucomicrobiota bacterium includes these protein-coding regions:
- a CDS encoding four helix bundle protein: MTEYKDKNRGYQQLRVWQDAIEYYAMTCPVFRAFPYELKRVASQAIASADSVHRNIAEGYCRRSLREYLQFLNFALGSLGETVSGLYAYRKAQQLGELDFDRLNSLAYKLENGLLKLVESLERKEMDGDWIDHLVIKESNVTYG